From the Natronoarchaeum philippinense genome, the window GTCAAGCCAAGTTACGGCATCGTCGAGTACACCGAGTTCATCCTCCTGTTGAGCCTCTCTTTCGGCCTTGCCGCCCAGCTTCCCATGGCGATGGCCGTGCTGTCCTACACCGAGATCGTCCCCTACGAGACGTTCCGGGACAAGTGGAAGTACGCCGTGCTCGGCATCTTCGTCTTCGGCGCCGTGTTCTCCCCGCCGGACCCGTTCACGCAGGTGATGTGGGCGCTCCCGCTGGTCGCGCTGTACGCCGCCAGTTTGGGGCTCTCGAAGCTCATCACCAACGTCAAACGCGCCGGGCGGGCCGCAGACCCAGCCGAGGCACAGAAGTTCCGCCGCCGCGGGAAGGTGCTCGTTGCCGCGCTCGTGGCCGCCTTCGTCGGGACGCTCGCCTTCCTGTCGGCCGGTGGTCCCGAACTCGCCAACCAACAACTGCTGCCGGCGCTCCCCGATATGATCCGGCCGGCCGGCGAGTTCGTCGCCGGCGATTCGCTGGCGCGCCTCTGGGCGGCGACGAAAGTCACCGCGGTCGTCGGACTGCTGGGGATCATCTACAACACGGCTCGCGTGCTCCGCTCGCCAGTCCAGCCGCGTCGTCCCTCGCGGTCGTCGAGTTCGAGCGACGGTCCCGCACCCGCCAGTGCGGGCGATCCGTCTGACCTCGACCTCGACAATCTCGACGCCGCCGGCGTTCGGGCCGCCCCGCCACAGACGTTCCTCTCGCTGACCGAAGACGAGGCCTTAGAGCGCGCGCGAACGGCGATGGACGACGACCACCCCGAGAAGGCCCAAGCGATCCTCGACCGGTTCGACGAGGTCGAGGCCGCCCACGATGACGCCGAATCGGGTGACGGCGATGCAAACGCCGCGGCGGCCGATTCCGGGGACGAGGACGATGGCAGTCTGGTGACCGGTACCGCCGCGGGGATGATGGACGCCTTTACCGAGGACGAGACGACCGAAGAGGAGATCGGCGGCTACTTCTACGATCTCCAGTTTATCTTCTCCAGCCTCACCTCGAAGCTGTTCCGCATCGTCGGGCTCGGCATCGCGGTGTTCGTCGGCGTGTTCGTCTGGCTCTACTCCGGCGGGATCGGCGACATCCGCGAGCTGTTCCTCTCGCAGGTCCCCCCCGAACTGCGACCGACCGAGGCGGGCTCGCAGGTCGCGGGCGGCGCCGGCGAGATCATCGCGCTCCACCCCGTCGAGGTGCTGATCTTCGAGGTGCAGGTCAGTACGATCCTCGCGGTCGTCGTCACGCTCCCGATGATCCTCTACTACGCGTGGCCCGCCTTAGAGGAGCGCGGGCTCGTCGCCCAAGGTAAGGTCTCGCGGTCGGTCTTTTTCCTCTGGGGCGGCTGTCTCGTCGGTGGCCTGATCGGCGGGAGCCTGCTGGGCTTTTTCGTGATCGCGCCCGAGCTCATCTCCTACTTCGTCGCCGACGCGAAGGCCGCGGGGATGATCGTCTCCTACCGGCTCAGAAACTTCTTCTGGCTGATCTTCTCGCTGACCATCGGGATCGGCCTGCTGGCGAACATTCCCGTGACGATGCTGCTGTTCGCCCGCAGCGGCGTCGTCTCGTTCGGGGCGATGCTCAAGCGCTGGCGGGTCGTCGTCCTCGCCATCTTTGCGATCGCGGGCGTGGCGACGCCCAACGGCATCCTGACGATGCTGCTGTTTGCCGCCCCGGTCGCGCTCGCGTACCTGCTCGGACTGGGCGTGCTGTGGATCGTCACGCTGCCCGGACGGCTCCGCGGCCGCGGCGGCTCGCCGGCCTGATCGACGCCGCCGGCCGATCGCATTCGGTAGTGCGGCCGCTGTCGCCAGTTTGATGCCGACCCGACAGTATCACTCCGTATGCCAAAGATCAGCGTCGAGATCCCTCAAGAACTCCTCGCCGACCTCGACGAACACGTCGGTGACGACGGCAAGTACGTCAACCGCAGCGAAGCCGTCCGCGCGTCGATCAGGAAGAACCTCGATATTCTCGACGAGATCGACGAACGTCACGGCCGGCTAGACGAAGAGTAACGTCGTCCGTCCTACACCGCCCGGTTCTCAGTCGATCCGCTCGGCGAAGCCAAAGCGCTCTTTGATCTCGTCGACCCGGACCCGGACCGTCTCGCCCGTCTCGGCGCCGGGGACGAACAGCCGGAACCCTTCGACGCTGGCGATGCCGTCGCCCTCGCTGCCCACGTCTTCGATCTCGACTTCGAGTTCGTCGCCGGCGCTGACCGGCGCGGTCAGCCGGCTCTTGGCGACCAGATACACTTCGGAAGACTCGTCGCGGCTGGCGTCGGGCGCCATCGTCCGGACGTACTTGAACT encodes:
- a CDS encoding ribbon-helix-helix domain-containing protein → MPKISVEIPQELLADLDEHVGDDGKYVNRSEAVRASIRKNLDILDEIDERHGRLDEE
- the tatC gene encoding twin-arginine translocase subunit TatC, with translation MSSAVDEDTVQTVQAGRETIAGVLSSAQTHLQKAFIAFVIGMMGTIWAMRAFVWEFLEANTKSRMGPQTAEVTDIVVRTPFDVILLQVKIGLAVGILFAVPVLLYYGREAIVERADATVPINKRRVVGFAVTSVTLFVGGVIYAYGVFFPYMFEFLASNAVQAGVKPSYGIVEYTEFILLLSLSFGLAAQLPMAMAVLSYTEIVPYETFRDKWKYAVLGIFVFGAVFSPPDPFTQVMWALPLVALYAASLGLSKLITNVKRAGRAADPAEAQKFRRRGKVLVAALVAAFVGTLAFLSAGGPELANQQLLPALPDMIRPAGEFVAGDSLARLWAATKVTAVVGLLGIIYNTARVLRSPVQPRRPSRSSSSSDGPAPASAGDPSDLDLDNLDAAGVRAAPPQTFLSLTEDEALERARTAMDDDHPEKAQAILDRFDEVEAAHDDAESGDGDANAAAADSGDEDDGSLVTGTAAGMMDAFTEDETTEEEIGGYFYDLQFIFSSLTSKLFRIVGLGIAVFVGVFVWLYSGGIGDIRELFLSQVPPELRPTEAGSQVAGGAGEIIALHPVEVLIFEVQVSTILAVVVTLPMILYYAWPALEERGLVAQGKVSRSVFFLWGGCLVGGLIGGSLLGFFVIAPELISYFVADAKAAGMIVSYRLRNFFWLIFSLTIGIGLLANIPVTMLLFARSGVVSFGAMLKRWRVVVLAIFAIAGVATPNGILTMLLFAAPVALAYLLGLGVLWIVTLPGRLRGRGGSPA